From the Cucumis sativus cultivar 9930 chromosome 5, Cucumber_9930_V3, whole genome shotgun sequence genome, the window ataataatgataaggAGAGTTGTGATGAAGAGCACCAAAAAATGATAACAACATGAGTTATGCACTTAGTTTTAATCGCTGCAATCCTTTTACACAACACACATGCACTAaatatttggttgaatttttcaATAGATGTCCTTAGTGTGTGGCATATTGTTGAACGTGGGCGATACCCCTATTCAACATGCAtcaacatttcattttcataaattctttacacttttatgaaattattttctcCAAAAAGGAACTTTAGATAGAAACCACTAACAAAAGGCGAACCCCagtattttctcttttcacaAACTTGCGTACAACAATCTTGACtgctttttaaaagaaacaagacACAAAACATTATCaactttaataaatgtttttcaatcACAATAAAGTGAAATTGGACATAAAGATTTATATCAATACTACACCCATCCGAGTACACTTTGATATCTAAGTTGGTACATGGTATATATTTAATCTATTCAAGCACACAACTACTTGTATTTTCATTCGGATTtgttaaaaatgaatgatGTATAACGTGATTTTTCTAACACTTGGTTTAGGTTGTTATGCGTAATATTGACAATGTCAAGTTTATTATAACCCTCAAGATGGCAAAGATAGCCAGTATCGTGATTGATCTAGCTATTTCAtcctttttcatataattctTCAAACTCAATTTGTTAACTTAGAACTCGGAGcgttaactttttctttttgaaacacATGCTCCATTGTGTAGTCTTCgtatataagtttaattagATTTCATACTGTAcaaaaatctttattaaacCTTATTTAGATCACCTTCTACTATACTAACTAGAATTATACTCTTTTGAACATATTTAACGTACATAaatgcaaataataaaaagagataaaagaaaaaaaagtttagtagTAGAAAAGCAAAGGATTATGCTATTAATGTGTAGTAAGTAgttgaaaaaaacaagaaaaaagttggcaaagaaatagaaagaatgCAACTTTATAGGTATAAAGAAAGAGTAATATAGGCGGTGtagacataaaaaaagaaaagaaagaaagtcaaaatgaaattatagaaaatttatgaAGCAATTGTCCGTACTTGCCTTCTCTTATTTTCATTCCAAAATTGGGAATTCAAGTCAAAGTTTGCGCACTAGGCGGCCGCTTCTAAGCTTTAACCAactttcttcattcttcacaATCGCAGACGTATACTccccttccttccttcctttaTTCATCACTTTCCcctttctatttcattttccttttatattatttacgTCTTACCTATACTTTTTTCacttatctttttcttttatattttacgtTTCTACTTCCTTTCCTCCACTTTGTTACgttaattgttttctttattttgattttgacggataacaaaaatatatcatgtATTCAATGCTATCACAAGTGTAAGTccaaaaactacaaaaaaaaaaaaaaagctaataGTAAATTATTCCAATTctaatcaaacttaattacGATAGATGTAAACTCACAATGCTTCAAAATCCAATTCAAACTGTAGTTGGATAACCGTGGAGAGTGTGTAAGAAGATAATTAGGAAAGCTAGAGATCGAGATGAGGCTTCACGTACTTTTAGTTGGTCCACGTGGTAGAACAAAACTGAAAATTCTAAGTCAATTTctatcttataaatattttatttacaaaatttatattcttaaaaacacTGATGTGCACTCTTCCTCTTTTGCCAATCCCCTTTTTAAatagattataaatttattattaagcACACATGTGAAATAGTTTTACCcaataaattgaaacttttaaagaGTAATGGAAAAgcgaaactaaaaaatatataggaaCAATAATGTGTAATGGAAAGCACTTTAATGATTCCTTTATAAACCTAAAGTGACGAATGAAAAAGTAAGTTATAGAAAAGTTAAAgagatataattattttgagtgtaaaaaatagaagaaacaaagCACTATCTCTTGTTTGCTTACGTGGAATCCGCACTTTGATCACGAAAATTGAAAAGGATTGgatgtaaaatataaaaaagcaATTTTGCAGTAAAATTGGTTGCGAAGATTAATATCCTTGGAAATTGATATTTCATATAtgaaaagaatcaaatattttataaacccCACCAATTTACCTTTTCCCACTATGGTCATTtgcatattcttttttttattacatctaatttatttatattcatatttagtcacattaatattcaaatttggCTTCATAAGTACTCCGACGGTGATTGTGGTTCCcaccatataatatatatatatatttaaaaaaacattttaattttgtatttattaattgataaatttttatacgTTTGACATGGAATCTTACtctatttttcacaaattcacaccttataataataataattattattattattcaaatttgaacaCTTCAATTTCAACTACCTTAGCCGTGGCCCCTTCTTCaggaacaaaattgaaaaaataataataatccattataaataaataaacaataaaaggcaatatataaaaacagaGACACAGGGGAgggaaaaattagaaattattgggctaaaagggaaagaaacgaaaatttagagagagagCGGAAAAAAAATGGGGAATAGTATCGGGGGGAGAAAGAGAGTAAAGGTAATGAAAGTGGACGGAGAGATTCTGAAATTGAAATTACCCATTCGAGTTTCTGAAGTTTTGAAGGATTATCCCGATCATGTTCTTATGGAATCGGAAGCCGTTAAGCATTACGGCGTTAAGGCCAAGCCATTGGAGCCGCAACAGGATTTAAACAGGAAGaagatttattttctattacaGTTGCCCAAAATCGCCGCTGATAATCGTCCCCCGCCCGATCGGATTCCCAGAAGAGTCCGTTCCTCTGGCGTCCATATGTCCGCCAAGGACCGTCTCGACCTTCTCATGCTCTCCCGCCGGACTATGTCCGAGATTGCTATTACTAGGCCGTCTACCACCTCCGCGACGGACTCCTCTGCTCAGCCGCGCTTCCATAGCGGCCCGATGCAGGTTAAGATGAAGATTCCGAGATCGCAGGTCGCGAAATTGATGGAGGAGAGTGCGAGTGAAGGAGAAATCGCTGAGAAGattattaaaatgtatttgaagAACGAGGTCAATACTGGCGGCGGTAGTGCCGGTGATGTCAACGCCGGCCAACACCCGGAGCATTGGAAACCGAGCCTTGTTAGTAGCGTTCGGGAAAATTCAAAGGTTCATCGCGAGGTACGtttctttcttccaaattttcgcttcattcattttacttttctcaAATTACCATATTTACTAactaatttcaacaaaatttgatctaagtgaactaaatttaagatttatgaaatatgtgattgttattttcattaaagttatgggtacgaacatttaaaaattttataatctaggattaaaggaaacaaaaaaaaagaaaaaagaatgatagCTTAACAAGAAAACGAACAACTCAACAAACTGTGCGTGGGCTAATTGTTGGAATCTTAACAACCGAAagttatattaaaatgaaaattagatgaattaaaaatgattgatttgTTTGGAAGgtaataaatttgacaaaaaaaaaaaaaagttgaattcctaacctttcattttctttttcatcttcgtTTGACTCCTGAAAGGGTAAAGGACGGTGTATACCTTTTAcgattttcaaatctaaattctcaaatttaagtttggttttagaatatatttgttttttggttttagaatatatttgttttgttcttcaatcaCATTATTTGTATTCGTTCTTGTTACtggtttatttttcaatacttgatttgtgtaaatatatatcttttatattttcttttaatatgactaatatttgaaaataatttctaaCCTATAGAAAAAACAAGGTAGCGTATTAATAAGAATGATGAATGAACAATCTCGTTCCTCATTTTCtctattataataataataacaacaataagcTTATAATCCcttaaaacaataacaattaaGAGTTGAATTATTATCGTATACTGGACTTTAACTTTaagatattaataaatatctaaTCTTAAAGTGAGGActtgttttagaaaataaaaaataaaaaagaaagtctaaATCTTACTCTAATCTAGAAtctttttcatgtttattttcatttgacctcaaaattattttgatattctattttcttattgaagatttaaataacataatttaaaatgtaaaagattttaaagtctaagatataataaacaaatttggaacctaattaaattgtttgaaCCAATGGAATGGGAGATATGTTAGCACATAATAATTGGAGATAAATAATGACGTCACTTTTAGATAAgcattaataataaaattggaCCTTCTTGGACAATTTTGCCCTTTGGACTTATCAATAATAGTGATGGACGAGGagttcaaattttacaattctcttggcaaacatatataatataaattactAAATAGCACAAGTTCATCAACATACCAAATATCGTCACATGTTTTTTGCATAACACGTTGATAAGTAGCACCAACATTCTTCAAGTTGAAGGACATCACCTTGTAACAGTATATTCCCTTTGTAGTcttaaaaattgtcatttcTTCATATGAAAAGGTCATTCGTATTTGGTTATATCCAGATGACTCATCCATAAAGGACAATGACTCGTGTCCGATGGTTGCATCAACCATGATTTCTGTGGTGAACAAAGAGAAGTCATCTTTAGGGCATACATTATTTAAGTCACAAAAGTCTACACAAATGCGAAGTTgtctgttcttttttttctaacacgGATAATGTTTGTTATCCATGTTGAATACTTGACCTCGTGAATGAATCATGCTTCAACTAACTTGTTGACTTCAGCCTCAATTTGGAGAATAAGCTTTGGTCAAAAATGTCGTTGAGATCTATTTTCAAACGTATCTAGAAACATACAAGGATCTGTTATGAAGTTTGGATCCCAACAACAAATCCTCATATGTGAAGCCTATAgacatacaataagaagcATTTTCGTGGGTCGCAAAGATTTTATAAGCACTTGAACTTGAAGCTCCTGAATTTAACAATGCATCAATAAAGATGCTCTTGGTTTCTTAAGGAAGTGATAACAGATCATCCACATTAAACATCAACAAGTCTTTTGACACTTCCTCCTCCTCTGGTGATCTTGGAGGGATGCTTTCTTCCTTCGCTGCATTGATTGCATGACACCTAACGAATTTTGGGACTTCATCTTGATAATCATAGAGAAAGTTTGTTGGAAAGAAGTCTGCCAAGGTAGGGGAATCCTTGTCTTCCTCTTGCACGAGCATAGGCTTCCaagtcttctttttcttcttcttattcttctgGGCCCTATTCCCTCTTCTATAATTTCAATAGGAGGGAGACTCCTTTTGGGCCAAAGTTTGTTACCTTTTCTTTCGACGAGTCACAACTATCCATCCTTCATTGTCTTCTTCGATCgatctttcttttccttgagGATATCTTTTAGTGCGACTTCCTGATGGAACTGCACAACTATAAACTTAAAGATCCCAAACTGGACcaaattttccttttgctAGAAAATCGATGTTGATAAAGGAGCATTTGACATTATTGCCACTACAACGTGATTTTCTTGAGCTACTTCTTCCAAGTCTAGCTCGATCTTTTTCTCATGAGCCAACCTTAGAATTAGCTTTTTCAgcacaaaatatttttcaactcGATGACTAATTACTTGATGATAGTTGTAATAGTTGAGATCATCTATCTTTCCTGCTCTTAggtcgtttagattttggcAAGTAGTGATCAGTTGCTTCTCCAGTAGTTGCTTTAGCATGTCTGCAATATCTGAATTAGGAAatgagtaattttttttcctatttttccttcaaagttAAGCGACGTCTCTCGCCTCcatcatctttcttttcaactcTCACTTCCTTTCTTTTGGAGAACTTTAGCAGGATAGTGTTTACGATCATAGATTTCTTTACGACACTCTTCATTATCTTTTTGACACCCTTCATCTCTTTCTTGTCCTTCTTTACTTCAGGAGCAAGAAATCCTTAGTTCCTTTGTTGGCGATGCTCAACTCCATATCATGAGCACGAGTTACAAACTCTTCAAATGTGCAGGAACTTTATTTCCGGTAGAATGTAGAGAAGTCTCGAGTGCATACCTTGGGTGCACATCTCTATGACAGAAAATTCAATGAGTCGATCCTTATAATCAAAAGTCATAGCTCACCATCAGTTGATGTAGTTGATGACCGACTcttcttttcattgttttgtGTTTGTAAGCTCTATCATGGTTACAGTGTGCTTGGTGCTATAGAAGCAGTTTAGGAACTCTTTTTGTAGTTGTTCTCAATGATCAGTCACTTTAGGCTCCAAGTCTGTGTACTACTTGATAGTATTCCCTTTCAAGTTTTGAACAAACTACCTAACCAGTTGGTCTCCTCTTGATCTTGCATTATTGCATGTTTCAACAAAATGGGCAATGATAGACTTTGATCCCGCTCCTGGATGATCCCCTTTGAATGATTGTAGGTGATAGGTCCTATTTAAGCGTTAGTTTGCAATAGAAGATTTAGATGCAACTTTCATTGGTGCCATCAGTTTGCTTAGAGATTTGGATGACAAGAGAGAGATGTGAGGTAGAGATGTCCCATTGAACGTGCCAATTTGTTCACACGAGGTTTCTGAAAAAACGTGCTTCGTGAAGTTGAACTTGTGTTGATGTTGGTTATACGTGATGTGATTTGTTATCTAGTATTTAATCATATGATTCTCTATTGGTTGAATacctacgcttgatttgagaaaaagagtgtgtgatgttcttgaagttggagtattaaaagaaaactcatatCTTCAAAAGAACTTCAATATTCGAGGGTGGTCAGCTTTAGGAGCTAGAGAGTCTTCTAGTTCTTAGGAGAATTCTCTTTAGACATTATGGAGTAAAAATTTATGTCCTCCTTCAATGAAGAAAACTCTTATATTTATAGAATCCTATGATTGATTTTACGAGCTTGGGCTTTGTTGGTCCATGGATTGACCCATGGACTCAATCACGTGGATTTGAGCCATGTATAACATTTAGGCTAAATTAAGTTATTTGTAGGTTCAATTGAACTTTAtcccaaataaataaaatttaatggaattaaaataattaacttgatttAATTGTCGCATCATAGCCAATTTATgcgaagaaaaaggaaaagataatGAGAAgtagatagaaaaatagaaaaaggaaaggggACAGTGATACAACTACAAAGTAATTATTAGGTGGAGGACCCAAATTTGACTTTTGTCAGAacaaatggagaaaaatattaattgaatgaTTATTAGGTCTAAAGTGAGTGAGATTAGGTTTTTGTTACATTATTCTAACAAATCCCTtgaatcctttttttttttttttctttttaaatttttctctcaaataaaGACCTAGCAATATCAACTTACAATAAAGTATTTCAAgagaattaataaatgttaatgAAGAATTAGCTGATGGAAAATTCCAAATGTCTTTTGCAACCTTTTGAACTTCTAGTAAAGGAAAAGAGTCCATGAATTGACTTCTTAGTGAACATatactttctttcatcaaaccaACTTCATAAGTTTAGCATCGTTTGTTAAGAGACAGCAAAATATTATCCATAAATCAACCAATCAGTTCTTTTTTACATTATCTTTACCTCAAAATACTTTATCTATGATTTGATTGATTGACAATATTGCAATATCTATACTTGTTGAGGGTGGTTTTAGTTAATAGTTAGGAAATAAATGTAACACCATCCATCTGTCTAATAAATGTGGATTCAATTAGGTCTAAAACccttcatatatattattattattattattattattattagaaggtttaatttttttccaaaacgATTGAAAAGTTGGGAGTTGGTAGGTGAAATGTGGATCAATAAATtcaatgtgtttttttaatatataactaACAAACATACTctgatttaatttcaatattttatgaaaagaatACAACTAATACGAAgcagttatttgttgtttgatgttataattattaaattaagacTTTATAAAGGCAGAGTAGAtgaatcttttttctttgttttttgagaggaaatttaaattaaaatcaattttattcttaaatacAATCGAAATGAGTAGTTAAAAGTCCATgagaattgaaattaaaatggtaGGTTATCGACTACGCCGTCAAGAAAGTAGAAACTTTCTCTCTATAACCCAgttttcaatcaaataaattgaactcttatgtttaatataaactataaggttctacctttttctttttctttttttcattgaagCTTCATTAGTAGCTTCCTTTTCTTATGTTTttgtctcttttctttttaaaaagcttccttttttgtttatgcATATGAAGAATGagaacaaataattaattagtaatcACGTGTAGCTCATTATGAATATTTATACAAGTGTTCAACAACTATCaatcatatttgttttttttttttaattaagtgtgaaactttgaatgtttttttatagaaattaaaaattttaagtttagttttcaatttatccagttatatttttgtgtattaTTAGGTCTTAGAATGTCATAATTATattcttgaattttgattttagttttcatttattttttagcttCACTATCTTGCAATTCATACTACCATCAAATGTAATTATAAATCACCTTAGAAGcaaacaaattaattcaaCGATGTAGAGGTTGTAAAACTTTTAAGTTGATCTAAGAGAAGAATTCTCTATATGCATGGATACATGTATTGGAAGGTAGTAActaattaacttttgtttgtgaatgtaataaattttatacagAAACGAGTGAGTTTCTTACCAATGGATAAAGGAGAAATTCATTTAGCTGTAGCAGACAATCAACAGTAGACACAAGTTTTGAATTGGGAAGGGAGAGGAAGAAGGTGAAGGAAACAAGATGTTGttgaatataatttgtttttgagaGCATATCCATCCATGTTGACCTCTTTTTCTCAATGGCTTGATTTCATagcttttaaatatataaattcttCCCATATATTATGAGGAGAAGTTGTTAAATTAGATCATAACTTTCATACAAAAGGTAGAGATCATGAGAGATATATTCAAAGCCCTAATGCAAATGCTGGATGTAGCAGATAGATGTTAAGGTTTTGGGTAAGAATTAGTGATTTAGAATATAGAGATGttaattacattatatatagatttgtacataaaatgaatatatatattttgtatgtttatgATCAGAAGAAAGGATATGTTATATGTTTTTGTGTATGGAAATGCAATTTCTAAACTCTGATTatacttttcatttcaattattatcaAGAAAACTATTTGTCCTCAACTAGCTAACGTAAACATATATAGTCTAACAAATTAACACTATAAATCTCTCAGTActtctttttatatagttGAACTTAAACCATACCAATAATAGCATGGTAAAGTTTCTCATGTGGTACAATGGTCATTGCAAATGCTTTTCCTATACTAGCCcacataatttattaaaaaaatatttttaatgaaaattggttgaagatatttacaaaaattttagGATGGATTTGAATAgacatatatttgaaaatattttcaactattttctatatttttttaaaacaactcCAATTTATTTCTGTATTATTTTGAATGGTATAACTATATATACTCGATAGCAAACtatattattgtaaaagaaaaagatatttttagaccaaattataaagaaaaagaaaaaaaataaagaagaagagagagatttgcatgcttacattttaaaaaactaaaaacaaaaatcagtCTTAAAACTAGTTTAATCAATTGACTTTTAGGTTTAAAAATTCTTAAGCCTATAAACACTTCCAAagattgtttttcatatatggcaaaatgacaaaaaaaaaaaaaaagaaagaaagaaattcacaCCCCATTGAGATGACTTtctacttttatatttaaaaatatctcccatattttttatggttttaataatttttcaactttactCGAGATATAAtcgttttttaaacaattatgggaactattttaaaaataatatgattgaACATATATCAAAAATAGGTTAGATGGTAaactattaacaaaaataggTTAGATGTCAAactatttgacaaaaatattagaatattACGTTCAACCCacactttattcttttttattattgtttatatattatgggtgggttttgttttctcatattatatatatatataataatatatctttctgtgttaaattaattttttatttttctctttatatatatatatattaattattcaaattctaaaaatatatttttattaaattattttttccttttttcttatatatatatattaaatatctaaattgcctttaatttttcttattaaattcatttatactgatttaatttaattatttttaaattaaaattaaaattatttttaattttcaattaaaaaaaatattaacaaaatatactataaaaaataaaatagtaataacaataattgagAAATGTTGAAGCTTAccctaaaaataataatagtaacaaTAATTTGCAATCggaaattactttaaattttttaaatttaatttgcaatcaaaacataattttcatcGATCAGCTTTAGATTATTTCacggttttgtttttttttttttttttttgtttcgccaaaaacattaaaaaaatttattcaataatttaaaggaaaaaaaacttcaatactttaaatttccatcgatcaacttttaattatttcactaTGTTTATGATGATGATTGGTTAATGGTTATGAGTGGCTACCACTAATAGACTTTATATTAGTGACTATCATCGATAGACATTATATTATTAGCTATCAACTTTAAGAGGAAACTataaaaaactttcaaagatCAACATTTAAAGTTATATCTGgtcaaagtctatcaatgagAAGTATATAAGTGACTTCCATTGAAATATACCCAAGTCATATCGCTGATAGCACTAATATATACCATCAATATCGGTGATATCTACATAGGTTTATATCATTAACATTATCGATATATGTAAAAGCTTAAATGATCATGCAGTGGAAGTAATTGGATCAAACATCATTCCAAGTACATCAATTAAGGATTAAACATGGTTTGAAAACTCacaaaaatatagttttagaGTTTGCACCTTTGAAGCTCAAATCTTCCATGAATTGAAGTAGTATTTGATCTAAAATTCTTCTAGAACTACCTAAGATCTTCTTCGCTCTTCTTAGAACTTAAAACTTGATTGTAGGATCAAATTTATGATCAATTTGAAAGACATTTTTGTAACAACCCAACTTTTTATACTAAGCTGATGTCATTAccttaaaataaatatcaattttgataatttcttgaaaagagaaaaattaaatttgcatTAAAAGTACCATGAAAAACAGGTTGCGTGggttttacaaattttatagataataaaaataaatagataaaaatatttaagctcaaaacattgaaaacaaataatgaaaagagaaagcaAAACTGAGTCCTCATATGGCATGTTGCGGATCCTTCCTAAGCTTGTCAACTTTCCTCTATctttacctttgcctgaaatgTTCAACATAGAAAAGGATGACTATAAACATACTCAGTAAGACACCCACTATTAGTCCCGTTAGGTGTCTGTTAACTTTCCATTAGAGTTCCATTATAAGGAAGTACCTCAAAACTATCGTGCTCCCTAACAGATGCTATCCAGTGATCCCATAGGGACACATCTGAGCTCTCGATAAATCCAAAAAAACACTTAAGAGAATCAGGTATGTATGGGAAGAAGTCTTGAATAGATCATTCCCTAGGGAGAGAATGACGGAAAGGTTGTTGTTCTTAAAGGAGAAGTTTTATACGTATTTGTTTAAtaagaaactttgagaccaatcacaaattgccGCATCATTTATTAAGCTAATGATGAAaggtacaaataattaaatttgtgactaattaaaattgacatgtgccccaaattaaagaattgaaaaacataaattgaccattctaataatgccacatgttttcatcctaaccgttggattaagttaatcattttggttcaattaaatattatttactttgactaagttcaattaagcccaAAAATAAGCTTAACTGGGCCCAAAGACTAGATATAACATAAATACATATGGTTGAGTCtatgggtctggtccatggaccaaccaggtTTGCCCATAAAGCCCACaagtgaactctataaatagaggaattctctTCATTTGCAGGGGTTAGAAATttttgactctagaagatctgagagaattctcccaagagctagaagacttCCTAACTCCTGAAGTCGACCATCCTCAAAGATTGAAGCTtatttgaagataca encodes:
- the LOC101214876 gene encoding uncharacterized protein At1g66480, with translation MGNSIGGRKRVKVMKVDGEILKLKLPIRVSEVLKDYPDHVLMESEAVKHYGVKAKPLEPQQDLNRKKIYFLLQLPKIAADNRPPPDRIPRRVRSSGVHMSAKDRLDLLMLSRRTMSEIAITRPSTTSATDSSAQPRFHSGPMQVKMKIPRSQVAKLMEESASEGEIAEKIIKMYLKNEVNTGGGSAGDVNAGQHPEHWKPSLVSSVRENSKVHREKRVSFLPMDKGEIHLAVADNQQ